A section of the Leptospira kobayashii genome encodes:
- a CDS encoding polyphenol oxidase family protein, whose translation MIEDSRTIEVPYGKIHCLTLGKDAWKDTFPGGSFPKEDAGWQSATNIIVSKYTKLPTDKIFSLQQVHKREIALVESGRISDWLPDPAHFDAVMEDHFPEESDRAGDGLVTLQPNTGLVIRTADCVPVFCYSKTKPMIAALHSGWKGALLGISEKLIHWLKSQGFTEEELQVFVGPSISKKNYIVQWDVAKHFMSMPPGVVIEAPGMGYLLGVKEAILVRLRKEFHNLALDPQNNEVFLSPKYFSHRSKEEGRNFNVIFWES comes from the coding sequence ATGATAGAAGATTCTCGCACCATTGAAGTTCCCTATGGCAAGATTCATTGTTTAACACTCGGCAAAGATGCGTGGAAGGATACTTTCCCCGGAGGCTCTTTTCCGAAAGAGGATGCAGGTTGGCAGTCTGCGACCAATATTATCGTTTCCAAATATACAAAACTTCCTACGGATAAAATTTTTTCCCTCCAACAGGTTCACAAAAGAGAGATTGCTTTGGTGGAATCCGGGCGTATATCGGATTGGCTTCCCGATCCGGCTCATTTCGATGCGGTGATGGAAGATCATTTTCCGGAAGAATCGGATCGTGCGGGAGATGGTTTAGTTACATTGCAACCAAATACCGGTTTGGTGATTCGCACTGCGGATTGTGTTCCCGTTTTCTGTTATTCGAAAACAAAACCTATGATTGCCGCCTTACATTCCGGTTGGAAAGGAGCACTTCTCGGGATCTCCGAAAAATTAATTCATTGGTTGAAGTCCCAAGGATTCACGGAAGAAGAGTTACAAGTGTTTGTCGGTCCTTCCATTTCCAAGAAAAACTATATCGTCCAATGGGACGTCGCTAAACATTTTATGAGCATGCCGCCGGGTGTTGTGATAGAAGCTCCCGGAATGGGATACCTACTCGGTGTGAAGGAAGCGATTCTTGTGAGACTGAGAAAGGAATTTCACAATTTGGCTTTGGATCCCCAAAACAATGAAGTGTTCCTCTCTCCTAAGTATTTTAGTCATCGTTCCAAAGAAGAGGGTAGAAATTTTAACGTTATATTTTGGGAATCTTAA
- a CDS encoding aspartate aminotransferase family protein, protein MNETKNKFQETKELTEKYLLNTYNRYPVAFKYGVGELLFDQDNKEYIDFQSGISVTNLGHGEADIIEALREQSDRIFHSSNLYYSEEQAKLAQVIIENSFPGKVFLCNSGTEANEAAFKLIRRHGINKNLEKPVVLALHSSFHGRTFSSMTMTGNSSIREGFGELAADVHFVTPNDQQSLISAFDKYGENIAGLIMELIIGEGGIIPMSQGFVNLARKLTEETNSLLVFDEIQTGMGRTGKMFCFEHYGFAPDAFTLAKALGSGFPIGAMIVSDEYAPLIGKGMHGTTFGGNHLACAVAYETFKVILSRNILEHVETLSVNMFQRLENMKANSSLIKEVRGRGLHIGLELTLPSRPIVEECLKRGLVVNSTANNVIRIMPPLTISNEKASEGLDILESVLKG, encoded by the coding sequence ATGAACGAAACAAAAAACAAATTCCAAGAAACCAAAGAACTTACGGAAAAATATTTACTCAATACATACAATAGATACCCTGTAGCTTTCAAATACGGAGTCGGTGAACTGTTGTTTGATCAGGACAACAAGGAATATATTGATTTTCAATCCGGCATCTCGGTTACAAACCTGGGACATGGGGAAGCGGATATCATAGAAGCTCTCAGAGAACAGTCGGATCGAATTTTCCATTCATCTAACCTGTATTATTCGGAAGAACAGGCAAAGCTCGCACAAGTGATCATCGAAAACAGTTTTCCCGGAAAAGTATTTCTTTGCAATTCCGGAACGGAAGCAAATGAAGCTGCCTTCAAACTGATCCGAAGACATGGGATTAATAAAAATCTCGAAAAGCCCGTGGTATTGGCACTTCATTCCAGCTTTCACGGAAGAACTTTTTCTTCCATGACGATGACTGGAAATTCATCGATCAGAGAAGGGTTCGGTGAACTGGCGGCTGATGTTCACTTTGTCACTCCAAATGACCAACAGTCTCTCATCTCTGCGTTTGATAAATACGGAGAAAACATTGCCGGACTTATCATGGAACTTATCATCGGAGAAGGCGGAATCATTCCTATGAGCCAAGGTTTTGTGAACCTCGCCCGAAAGCTAACGGAAGAAACAAACTCACTTCTTGTTTTCGACGAGATACAAACAGGTATGGGAAGAACGGGAAAAATGTTCTGCTTCGAACATTACGGCTTCGCTCCGGATGCATTCACTCTGGCGAAAGCATTGGGTTCCGGATTTCCCATCGGTGCCATGATCGTATCCGATGAGTATGCCCCCCTCATAGGAAAAGGTATGCACGGAACGACTTTCGGAGGAAACCATCTGGCTTGTGCCGTGGCATACGAAACCTTCAAAGTCATACTCAGCAGAAATATTTTGGAACATGTGGAAACTCTTTCCGTAAATATGTTCCAAAGATTGGAAAATATGAAGGCAAATTCGTCTCTTATCAAAGAGGTAAGAGGAAGAGGACTTCATATCGGCTTGGAATTGACCCTACCCTCAAGACCGATCGTGGAAGAATGTTTAAAGAGAGGACTCGTTGTGAACAGCACAGCAAACAACGTGATTAGAATTATGCCTCCTCTTACCATCTCGAATGAAAAAGCCTCCGAAGGTTTGGATATTTTAGAATCTGTATTAAAAGGATAA
- a CDS encoding phospho-sugar mutase, giving the protein MLKPEDHILAWTKSPFSSEIINEAKLALSEFERGISTPLTDAFSIPLEFGTGGMRGKIGNGVGLMNTYTVGRAALGFVRHLIKTNKKASIVIAYDSRRMSKEFAEVSAGIAASLGVSVKVFPVVTPTPLLSYAVRYYKASGGIVITASHNPPAYNGFKAYLADGGQIVPPDDAEIIGNIVSITDWNQIQFVDPKSKIYKQYVTSVGKDCFASYLKELKKANIQSKAKPADRKNLKIVYSPLHGTGGESMKATLNYFGYKSVFIVPEQKKPDGEFPTVKYPNPEEKDALALCEKHAKIKKAAVFIATDPDADRLGVGIRRKDGEYEYLNGNQIGSIMAAYLCEKVSSKKSKTQFHLIKTIVTTDLQESIAKKNKIKMANVLTGFKYIAEEMKALDKKKSDKFLFGGEESYGYLPVPFVRDKDSLSSALLFVEILAEKKDLLTYLNEIYLKYGLYRESLYSLTLEGSSGQAKIKESIENLRKTNLLGLKIGERKVVSVMDYGKQTVAGTAKASIFKGMPKSNVIQLELSGNAKLTIRPSGTEPKVKVYSSFRSLSSPKTGEQISPLWDELGKEINVAEKEFLKLAGLTK; this is encoded by the coding sequence ATGTTGAAACCAGAAGACCACATCCTCGCTTGGACGAAATCTCCTTTTTCTTCCGAAATCATAAACGAAGCAAAACTTGCTTTGTCTGAATTCGAAAGAGGAATTTCCACTCCTCTTACCGATGCATTTTCGATCCCTCTTGAATTCGGGACGGGAGGAATGCGCGGCAAAATCGGAAACGGTGTAGGGCTAATGAATACCTACACAGTGGGCCGGGCGGCCCTTGGATTCGTGCGTCATCTGATCAAAACAAATAAAAAAGCATCCATTGTCATCGCTTATGATTCCAGAAGGATGTCCAAAGAATTTGCGGAAGTATCGGCAGGCATTGCCGCAAGCCTAGGTGTGAGTGTAAAAGTTTTTCCGGTAGTCACACCCACTCCTCTTCTTTCCTATGCAGTTCGTTATTACAAAGCGAGCGGCGGAATTGTTATCACCGCTTCTCACAATCCTCCTGCTTATAACGGCTTCAAAGCTTATCTTGCGGACGGAGGACAGATTGTACCCCCCGACGATGCGGAGATTATAGGAAATATAGTATCCATTACGGATTGGAACCAAATCCAATTTGTAGATCCCAAATCAAAAATTTACAAACAATATGTGACTTCCGTAGGAAAAGATTGTTTTGCATCTTATTTAAAAGAATTAAAGAAAGCGAATATTCAATCCAAAGCAAAGCCCGCCGACAGAAAAAATCTGAAAATCGTATACTCTCCGTTACATGGAACAGGCGGAGAATCGATGAAGGCAACACTAAATTACTTCGGATATAAATCCGTATTCATTGTTCCCGAACAAAAAAAACCGGACGGTGAATTTCCTACGGTCAAATATCCCAACCCGGAAGAAAAAGATGCTCTCGCGTTATGTGAAAAACATGCCAAGATCAAAAAGGCAGCTGTCTTTATCGCAACCGATCCGGATGCGGATAGATTGGGAGTTGGGATCAGAAGAAAAGACGGAGAATACGAATATCTGAATGGAAACCAAATCGGCTCCATCATGGCTGCATACTTATGTGAAAAAGTATCCTCAAAAAAATCGAAAACCCAATTTCATCTGATCAAAACGATCGTAACAACCGACCTGCAGGAATCCATTGCGAAAAAAAATAAAATCAAAATGGCGAATGTGCTAACCGGGTTCAAATACATTGCGGAAGAAATGAAAGCTTTGGACAAAAAGAAATCCGATAAATTTTTGTTTGGTGGAGAAGAATCTTACGGTTACCTTCCCGTTCCTTTTGTAAGAGACAAAGATTCTCTTTCCAGTGCGCTTCTATTTGTTGAAATTCTCGCGGAAAAAAAAGATCTACTCACGTATCTGAATGAAATTTATCTGAAATACGGACTTTATCGGGAGAGTTTGTATTCTCTCACTCTCGAAGGAAGTTCCGGTCAGGCAAAGATCAAAGAATCAATAGAAAATCTACGCAAGACCAACTTACTCGGATTAAAGATCGGAGAAAGAAAGGTGGTTTCCGTAATGGACTACGGAAAACAGACTGTGGCAGGCACTGCCAAAGCAAGTATTTTCAAAGGAATGCCTAAATCAAATGTGATTCAATTGGAATTGTCAGGGAATGCCAAACTTACCATCCGCCCTTCGGGCACGGAACCAAAAGTAAAAGTGTATTCGTCCTTTCGCTCCCTTTCCTCTCCCAAAACGGGGGAACAGATTTCTCCTCTTTGGGATGAACTCGGGAAAGAGATTAACGTCGCTGAAAAAGAATTTTTAAAACTGGCAGGATTAACCAAATGA
- a CDS encoding extracellular solute-binding protein, producing the protein MRKPLLVSKIFAVAFLFATVFVHCSDSDSDSPGGKIAKLQEIPWTGDLNSIPPLLQAANPAASLDAKKGGRISIYSHQFPKSLNYYLDQFTTTARIFTSMFESLVIYHPLTLEPYPNLAKSWKISTDKRKFTFYLDQNAKWSDGKSVTADDVIFTYDTIMNPANATAVFRISLSRFAKPVKEDEFTVSFEAKEVHWNNFNDLASSILILPKHHFEGKDFNKENFEFPIVSGPYKLVESKKGRYVKLERRTDWWKRAYPFHKTTNNFDQVVYKVYNEETVALQAFKKGDIDVYPVYKASVWVEEAKGEVFDKNWIAKQRFFNLKPIGFQGWAMNTRRDIFKDKRVREAMAVLVDRKLMIDKLAYGEYDPTNSYYPDYYFGGEKNPNTPVEFNVEKARKLLSEAGWKPNAKGLLEKDGRPFKFTILDRDKSTEKYFTVFLEKAKEVGIDANIETTDLAAWSARVDKYDFDMTWAAWGSGVFKDPEAQWHSKYASEEGQPNLPGLKIPAVDALIEKQKAEFDLNKRNSIVKEIDKIIYKEYPYVLLWHLPSTRILYWRKFSAPTLPLGKYGTEDFVTDYWWFDETADSQLKEAMSSKKALGEYKAVIPWTK; encoded by the coding sequence ATGCGCAAGCCCCTTTTGGTTTCAAAAATATTCGCAGTAGCGTTTCTGTTCGCAACCGTTTTTGTCCATTGTTCTGACTCTGACTCGGATTCTCCCGGTGGAAAGATTGCCAAACTCCAGGAAATTCCTTGGACCGGAGATTTAAATTCCATTCCTCCACTTCTCCAGGCAGCCAATCCTGCTGCAAGCCTGGATGCTAAAAAAGGGGGAAGGATCAGTATCTATTCCCACCAATTTCCCAAGTCTTTGAATTATTATTTGGATCAATTCACCACGACCGCCAGGATATTTACTTCCATGTTCGAATCTTTGGTGATTTATCATCCTTTGACTCTTGAGCCTTATCCTAATTTGGCGAAATCTTGGAAGATATCGACTGACAAGCGTAAGTTTACGTTTTACTTGGATCAAAATGCAAAATGGTCGGATGGAAAATCAGTCACAGCGGATGATGTGATATTTACCTATGATACGATTATGAATCCAGCGAACGCAACAGCAGTATTTCGCATTTCTTTATCGCGATTTGCAAAACCTGTTAAGGAAGACGAATTTACGGTTAGTTTCGAAGCGAAAGAAGTGCACTGGAACAATTTTAATGATTTGGCATCTTCGATTTTGATTTTACCGAAACATCATTTCGAAGGAAAGGATTTCAATAAAGAAAACTTCGAGTTTCCGATTGTATCCGGTCCTTACAAATTGGTTGAGTCCAAAAAAGGAAGATATGTCAAGTTGGAAAGAAGAACGGATTGGTGGAAAAGAGCTTATCCGTTTCATAAAACCACAAATAACTTCGATCAGGTGGTTTATAAGGTTTATAACGAAGAAACAGTCGCCTTACAAGCATTCAAAAAAGGAGATATCGACGTTTATCCAGTGTACAAAGCTTCGGTTTGGGTAGAGGAAGCGAAGGGTGAAGTATTTGATAAAAATTGGATTGCAAAACAGCGTTTTTTCAACTTAAAACCGATCGGGTTTCAAGGCTGGGCGATGAACACCAGAAGGGATATCTTTAAAGACAAACGTGTAAGAGAAGCTATGGCAGTTCTTGTCGACAGAAAGCTCATGATCGACAAACTCGCGTATGGTGAATATGATCCTACGAATAGTTATTATCCCGATTATTATTTCGGCGGTGAAAAAAATCCCAATACTCCCGTCGAATTCAATGTCGAAAAAGCTAGAAAATTACTTTCTGAAGCGGGATGGAAACCGAATGCGAAAGGTTTGTTGGAAAAAGACGGAAGACCTTTCAAATTTACTATCTTGGATAGGGATAAAAGTACGGAAAAATATTTTACTGTCTTTTTGGAAAAAGCCAAAGAAGTGGGAATAGATGCTAACATTGAAACTACGGACTTAGCTGCATGGAGTGCCCGTGTAGACAAATACGATTTTGATATGACTTGGGCTGCTTGGGGTTCGGGAGTTTTCAAAGATCCGGAAGCGCAATGGCATTCCAAATATGCGAGTGAAGAAGGACAACCCAATCTGCCCGGTTTGAAAATTCCTGCGGTCGATGCATTGATCGAAAAACAAAAGGCTGAATTCGATTTGAACAAAAGAAATTCGATCGTAAAAGAAATCGATAAGATCATTTATAAGGAATATCCTTATGTTCTTTTGTGGCATTTGCCTAGTACTCGTATTTTGTATTGGAGAAAATTCTCCGCGCCAACTCTTCCTTTGGGAAAATACGGAACGGAAGATTTTGTTACCGACTACTGGTGGTTTGACGAAACTGCGGATTCCCAATTAAAAGAAGCAATGTCTTCTAAAAAAGCTTTGGGAGAATACAAAGCAGTCATTCCTTGGACTAAGTAG
- a CDS encoding alpha-amylase, with the protein MPNSFWENPSVLTADEIWPMGVWKNSPASRKIASTHPGLQKEYCKALDDFQEADVIGSPYAIFSYEPNPDVSSKQGLISFRKELHSKKKKLILDFVPNHVSVDSNYIDRFPNCFLKTEKNDHNSFLHPNGNRYVHGRDPFFNGWTDTVQWDFSKEETIRLHENILMEIASLCDGVRCDMAMLVLPEVFERTHGIRSLPYWQRVIDKIKSAYPDFKFYAEAYWNKEYELQCLGFEGTYDKTLYDRFSENSGVEVLKHLQADLHYQNKSIRFLENHDEERAFHHFGNSSCDYFAILSFLPGIILYYAKQDLGYTKKVPVQLGRMEKEAGSLHIKDFYTRAFEIIRKRKGKIERTIPALRMFVSVSIICYILEYETAKELLIWNPETFPVSGRIEVPMKEYYREFLRDQVSGEIFQIPESEIEQEGMFFRLNPKQSQWFIF; encoded by the coding sequence ATGCCCAATTCTTTCTGGGAAAATCCTTCCGTTCTTACTGCGGATGAAATCTGGCCTATGGGGGTTTGGAAAAATAGCCCCGCTTCCCGAAAGATTGCGAGCACTCACCCTGGCTTACAAAAAGAATACTGCAAGGCATTGGATGATTTCCAGGAGGCCGACGTTATCGGATCTCCCTATGCGATTTTTTCTTACGAACCGAATCCCGATGTAAGTTCAAAACAAGGACTCATTTCCTTTAGGAAAGAACTTCATTCGAAAAAAAAGAAACTGATTTTGGATTTTGTTCCGAATCATGTTTCCGTTGATTCGAACTATATCGATCGTTTTCCAAATTGCTTCTTAAAAACCGAGAAAAACGATCATAACTCGTTTCTCCATCCGAACGGAAATAGATATGTTCACGGAAGAGATCCCTTTTTCAACGGTTGGACGGATACGGTTCAATGGGACTTTTCAAAAGAAGAAACGATAAGGTTGCATGAAAACATTCTAATGGAGATTGCATCTCTATGCGATGGAGTCAGATGCGATATGGCAATGTTAGTTCTACCGGAGGTTTTTGAAAGAACTCACGGAATCCGATCACTTCCTTATTGGCAAAGAGTGATCGATAAAATCAAGTCGGCCTATCCAGATTTCAAATTCTACGCGGAAGCCTATTGGAATAAAGAATACGAATTGCAATGTTTGGGATTTGAAGGTACTTACGACAAAACTTTGTATGACAGATTTTCAGAAAACTCCGGGGTCGAAGTTTTGAAACATTTGCAAGCTGACCTGCACTACCAAAACAAATCCATTCGTTTCCTGGAAAATCACGATGAAGAAAGAGCTTTCCATCATTTTGGAAATTCATCATGCGATTATTTTGCAATTTTAAGTTTTTTACCGGGAATCATTCTCTATTACGCAAAACAGGATTTAGGTTACACGAAAAAAGTCCCGGTGCAATTGGGCAGAATGGAAAAAGAAGCCGGTTCACTTCATATAAAAGATTTTTATACAAGAGCTTTTGAAATCATTCGAAAAAGGAAAGGGAAAATCGAAAGAACCATACCAGCCTTACGAATGTTTGTTTCCGTTTCGATAATTTGTTATATCTTGGAATATGAAACCGCAAAAGAACTATTGATCTGGAACCCGGAAACCTTCCCTGTCTCAGGTAGAATCGAAGTCCCCATGAAAGAATATTATAGGGAATTTCTAAGGGACCAAGTGAGCGGAGAAATATTTCAAATACCGGAATCGGAAATAGAACAGGAAGGGATGTTTTTTAGGCTAAATCCCAAACAATCCCAATGGTTTATTTTTTAA
- a CDS encoding RelA/SpoT family protein: MGIYQDIKDKSELFEAVDKRLGPDKGDLIKKAFSVADRMHDGQKRLSGEPYIIHPLNVASILDELGLDERAIAAGLLHDVVEDTEYSKDDMAGEFGDDIADLVEGVTKISEIKSQSKETEAADNIRKMLLATIKDVRVMLIKLADKTHNVRTLKFQPVEKQKRIAKEVLSLYAPIAGRLGVYKVKFELEDLSFQSLHPEEYQEIKKRVAAKKSERDEYIEKIKIILKQRLAEINIDAKIDGRAKHFYSIYRKMVTKEKTFSEIFDLRAVRIITNEIKDCYGVLGIVHTLWTPIPGRFKDYIATPKTNLYQSLHTTVFGPDGRPMEVQIRTKDMNAIAENGIAAHWAYKESANISRTSAILQQGVENAFRMKWLEVLKSWQDPNLDSKEFMEELQYDLHEDEVFVFTPKGEIVEMPKGATVLDYAFRIHTDVGLHARGGKINGRMVTLRTELKSGDQVEIITEKNSKPSPIWLRIVKTPSARQKLRAYFRRIQEESQKETIASVLENSTPVIDENTLKEIKKVKIKKPASKTSVANKPESKEFGVSVAGWNDVPVRIASCCTPIPGDEIIGFITRGRGVSVHKKDCSTAEKQKEWMKTIPVRWDGPGEPIPLQIEVRAKDVQGIYLSMVESISNTETNILEAGASSHPNGTLTAKFMLEVDHLDQLKEILENLRMIQGVVFAERVKK, translated from the coding sequence ATGGGAATTTACCAAGATATCAAAGACAAGTCTGAATTATTCGAAGCTGTCGACAAAAGATTGGGTCCGGACAAAGGGGACTTGATCAAAAAAGCATTTAGCGTTGCGGATAGAATGCATGACGGACAAAAAAGATTGTCAGGTGAGCCTTATATCATTCATCCCTTGAATGTTGCCTCCATTCTCGACGAACTAGGATTAGACGAAAGGGCGATTGCCGCAGGTCTTCTCCATGACGTAGTCGAAGATACCGAATACTCGAAAGACGATATGGCCGGTGAATTCGGTGATGATATCGCCGATCTTGTGGAAGGGGTAACAAAAATCTCCGAAATCAAATCCCAATCCAAAGAAACGGAGGCTGCAGATAATATTAGAAAGATGTTGCTTGCTACCATTAAAGATGTGCGGGTAATGCTGATCAAACTTGCGGATAAGACCCATAATGTCCGTACACTTAAATTTCAACCTGTAGAAAAACAGAAACGAATTGCAAAGGAAGTCTTGTCTCTTTACGCACCGATTGCCGGAAGGTTGGGGGTGTATAAGGTAAAATTCGAATTGGAAGATTTGTCCTTTCAGTCGCTTCATCCCGAAGAATATCAGGAAATAAAAAAAAGAGTAGCTGCTAAAAAATCGGAAAGAGACGAATACATCGAAAAGATCAAAATCATCTTAAAACAGAGATTAGCCGAGATCAATATAGACGCAAAAATCGACGGCAGAGCCAAACATTTTTATTCCATTTACAGAAAGATGGTTACGAAAGAAAAAACTTTCTCGGAGATCTTTGACTTACGGGCGGTTCGGATCATTACGAATGAAATCAAGGATTGTTACGGTGTTCTTGGAATCGTACATACTCTTTGGACACCCATTCCGGGTAGATTTAAAGATTATATAGCAACTCCCAAAACGAATTTATACCAATCTCTACATACTACAGTATTCGGGCCAGACGGTAGACCGATGGAAGTCCAAATTCGTACGAAAGATATGAATGCGATTGCAGAGAATGGAATCGCAGCTCATTGGGCATATAAGGAATCCGCAAATATTTCCAGAACCAGTGCGATCTTACAACAAGGTGTTGAAAACGCATTCAGAATGAAATGGCTCGAAGTTCTTAAATCCTGGCAGGATCCGAATTTGGATTCGAAAGAATTTATGGAAGAACTTCAGTACGATTTGCACGAAGACGAAGTATTTGTTTTCACCCCTAAAGGAGAAATCGTTGAAATGCCTAAGGGTGCAACGGTTTTGGATTATGCCTTTCGTATCCACACGGATGTCGGACTTCATGCCCGTGGAGGTAAGATCAACGGAAGGATGGTAACTCTTCGCACCGAACTTAAGTCAGGTGATCAAGTGGAGATCATTACGGAAAAAAATTCGAAACCTTCTCCTATTTGGCTTCGAATCGTCAAAACACCTTCCGCCAGACAGAAGTTACGTGCCTATTTCAGAAGAATTCAGGAAGAATCCCAGAAGGAAACGATTGCTTCCGTATTGGAAAACAGCACTCCGGTTATCGATGAAAACACTTTAAAAGAAATTAAAAAAGTTAAAATCAAAAAACCCGCTTCCAAAACATCGGTGGCAAACAAACCGGAATCGAAAGAATTCGGTGTTTCCGTTGCCGGTTGGAACGATGTTCCCGTTCGGATTGCGAGTTGTTGTACTCCTATCCCGGGAGATGAAATCATTGGATTTATCACTCGTGGGAGAGGCGTGAGTGTTCATAAGAAGGATTGTTCGACAGCGGAGAAACAAAAGGAATGGATGAAAACAATTCCTGTCCGTTGGGACGGACCTGGTGAGCCGATTCCGCTTCAGATCGAGGTGCGTGCCAAAGATGTTCAAGGAATTTATCTTTCCATGGTTGAGTCGATTTCCAACACAGAGACGAATATTCTGGAAGCAGGTGCAAGTTCCCATCCTAATGGAACTCTAACCGCCAAATTTATGTTAGAGGTTGATCATCTGGATCAATTGAAGGAAATTTTGGAAAACTTAAGAATGATTCAAGGCGTTGTGTTTGCGGAAAGAGTTAAAAAATAA
- the leuB gene encoding 3-isopropylmalate dehydrogenase, whose translation MKKIAVLAGDGIGPEVMEVALEVVNKALGSKKNDFSFEPALVGGAAIDATGSPLPPETLKLCEESAAIFFGSVGGPKWEGLPPDRQPERGALLPLRKHFDLFANLRPAIIYSELKNASPLRADIIGDGLDILILRELTSGIYFGKPKGREGQGPEEFAYDTMKYSRREIERIARKAFEAARKRNKKVTSIDKANVLTTSVLWREVVIDLHKREFSDCSLDHLYVDNAAMQLIVKPKQFDVMLCENMFGDILSDEASIITGSIGMLPSASISESGFGLYEPSGGSAPDIAGKGIANPIAQILSGALLLRYSFGLEEEAVKIENAIRTVLKKGLRTGDIAEQGAKILGTKEIGKEIQNAI comes from the coding sequence ATGAAAAAGATAGCAGTACTCGCAGGTGATGGAATCGGACCGGAAGTTATGGAAGTGGCTTTGGAAGTTGTAAACAAAGCACTCGGTTCGAAAAAGAACGATTTTTCCTTTGAACCGGCATTAGTTGGTGGAGCGGCCATCGACGCAACCGGTTCTCCTTTACCTCCTGAAACTTTGAAATTATGCGAAGAATCGGCAGCGATTTTTTTCGGTTCCGTAGGCGGACCGAAATGGGAAGGCCTACCTCCCGACAGACAACCGGAAAGAGGCGCCTTACTTCCGTTACGCAAACATTTTGATTTGTTTGCCAATTTACGCCCTGCTATCATTTATTCGGAATTGAAAAATGCTTCTCCTCTTCGCGCCGATATCATCGGGGACGGATTGGATATTTTGATCTTAAGAGAACTTACCTCGGGAATTTATTTCGGAAAACCGAAAGGCAGAGAGGGCCAAGGCCCGGAAGAATTTGCTTACGATACGATGAAATATTCCAGAAGAGAGATCGAACGGATTGCACGCAAAGCATTCGAAGCCGCTCGCAAAAGAAATAAAAAAGTAACCAGTATCGATAAGGCGAACGTGCTTACAACATCCGTTCTTTGGAGAGAAGTAGTAATTGATTTGCACAAAAGGGAATTTTCGGATTGTTCCCTGGATCATCTCTATGTGGACAATGCAGCGATGCAGCTCATTGTAAAACCGAAACAATTTGATGTGATGCTTTGCGAAAATATGTTCGGTGATATCCTATCGGACGAAGCGTCCATCATTACGGGTTCCATTGGAATGTTGCCGTCTGCTTCCATTTCCGAATCGGGATTCGGACTTTACGAACCGTCCGGCGGATCGGCACCGGATATTGCAGGAAAAGGAATCGCAAACCCAATTGCACAGATCCTTTCCGGAGCTTTGTTATTACGTTACTCTTTTGGTCTGGAAGAAGAAGCAGTGAAGATTGAAAATGCGATCCGAACCGTTTTGAAAAAAGGCCTCAGGACCGGAGATATTGCGGAACAAGGCGCAAAAATTCTGGGAACGAAAGAAATTGGGAAAGAAATCCAAAACGCCATCTAA
- a CDS encoding response regulator yields MQAGIAPTGRPYNILIAENSKFQSKQLQQILESEGFKIIGIAETGKELLQLYKENKQQIDLITVEIFLPEVDGYAAFWDIKDMGILPRIMFISEENTPSVVKTLLENGAMEYIIKPIKREKILEKIKETLVKIPKI; encoded by the coding sequence ATGCAAGCAGGAATAGCGCCAACGGGTAGACCGTATAATATACTTATCGCGGAAAACTCAAAGTTTCAGTCCAAACAATTGCAACAAATCCTGGAATCGGAAGGTTTCAAGATCATTGGAATTGCAGAAACCGGCAAAGAACTTTTACAATTGTACAAGGAAAACAAACAACAAATCGATTTGATTACGGTAGAAATCTTTTTGCCGGAAGTCGACGGTTATGCTGCATTCTGGGATATAAAAGATATGGGAATATTACCGCGTATCATGTTTATCTCGGAAGAAAATACTCCCAGCGTAGTGAAAACTCTATTGGAAAACGGTGCGATGGAATATATCATCAAACCGATCAAAAGAGAAAAGATTTTGGAAAAGATAAAAGAAACTCTGGTTAAGATTCCCAAAATATAA